The Bos javanicus breed banteng chromosome 11, ARS-OSU_banteng_1.0, whole genome shotgun sequence genome includes a window with the following:
- the LOC133257141 gene encoding LOW QUALITY PROTEIN: dnaJ homolog subfamily C member 11-like (The sequence of the model RefSeq protein was modified relative to this genomic sequence to represent the inferred CDS: inserted 2 bases in 2 codons), with the protein MATALSEEELDNEDYYSLLNVRREASCEKLKAAYRRLCMLYHPDKHRDPGLKSQAERMFNLIHQAYEVFSDPQTRAVYDIYGKRGLEMEGWEVVERRRTPAEIREEFERLQREREESRLQQRTNPKGTISVGIDTTDLFDRYEEEYKDVSGSGFPQIEINKMHISQSIAAPXTASDTAILSGSLSTQNGNGGGSINFALRRVTSVKGWGELEFGAGDLQGPLFGLKLFRNLTPRCFVMTHCALQFSSHGIQPGLTTVLARNLDKNTVGYLQWRWGVQSAMNTSIVRDTKTSHFTVALQLGIPHSFALISYQHKFQDDDQTRVKGSLKASFFGTVMEAERKISRHSVLGAAVSVGVPQAVSLKIKXNRASQTYFFPIYLTDQLLPSAVFYATEGPLLLYFALHRLVIRPYLRAQKEKELEKQRESTATDILQKKPEAEAAVWLMQESVRRIIEVEESRMGLIIVNAWYGKFVNDKSKKSEKVKVINVTVPLQCLMKDSKLILTEASKAGLPSFYDPCVGEENLKVLYQFRGVLHQVMALDSEALRIPKQSHRIDTDG; encoded by the exons ATGGCGACGGCCTTGAGCGAGGAGGAGCTGGACAATGAAGACTATTACTCGTTGCTGAACGTGCGCAGGGAGGCCTCTTGCGAAAAGCTAAAAGCGGCCTACCGGCGGCTGTGCATGCTTTACCACCCCGACAAGCACAGAGACCCAGGGCTCAAATCGCAGGCCGAGCGGATGTTTAACCTCATTCACCAGGCTTATGAAGTGTTCAGTGACCCCCAGACCAGGGCCGTCTATGACATCTATGGCAAGAGAGGACTGGAGATGGAAGGCTGGGAGGTTGTGGAAAGGAGGAGAACGCCAGCTGAGATCAGAGAAGAGTTTGAGCGGCTGCAGCGTGAGAGGGAGGAGAGCAGGCTGCAGCAGCGCACCAACCCCAAGGGGACCATCAGTGTTGGCATTGACACCACTGACCTTTTTGATCGCTATGAGGAGGAGTACAAGGATGTGTCCGGAAGTGGCTTTCCGCAGATTGAAATTAACAAGATGCACATATCACAGTCCATTGCGGCAC CAACAGCTTCAGACACAGCCATCCTCTCTGGAAGCCTCTCAACCCAGAATGGGAATGGAGGGGGTTCCATTAACTTTGCGCTCAGACGAGTCACTTCTGTGAAGGGCTGGGGAGAGTTAGAATTTGGAGCTGGGGATCTGCAGGGGCCTTTATTTGGCCTGAAGCTGTTCCGTAATCTCACACCAAGATGCTTTGTGATGACACACTGTGCCCTGCAGTTTTCATCCCACGGCATCCAGCCGGGCCTCACCACTGTCCTGGCCCGGAACCTGGACAAGAATACGGTGGGCTACCTGCAGTGGCGCTGGGGCGTCCAGTCAGCCATGAACACCAGCATCGTCCGGGACACCAAGACCAGCCACTTCACTGTGGCCCTGCAGCTTGGAATCCCTCACTCCTTCGCACTCATCAGCTATCAGCACAAATTCCAGGATGACGACCAGACCCGAGTGAAGGGGTCCCTGAAGGCCAGCTTCTTCGGGACGGTGATGGAAGCAGAGAGGAAGATCTCCAGGCACAGTGTCCTCGGGGCGGCTGTCAGCGTTGGAGTCCCACAGGCCGTTTCCCTCAAAATCA TTAATAGGGCCAGTCAGACCTACTTCTTCCCTATCTACCTGACAGACCAGCTGCTGCCCAGCGCCGTGTTCTACGCCACCGAGGGGCCGCTCCTGCTGTACTTCGCTCTGCACCGCCTGGTCATCAGACCCTACCTCAGGGCTCAGAAGGAGAAAGAACTGGAGAAGCAAAGGGAAAGCACAGCCACCGACATCCTGCAGAAGAAACCAGAGGCAGAAGCTGCCGTTTGGTTGATGCAGGAATCTGTCCGAAGAATAATCGAGGTCGAAGAGTCCAGAATGGGGCTCATCATCGTCAATGCCTGGTATGGAAAATTTGTCAATGACAAGAGCAAGAAGAGCGAGAAGGTGAAGGTGATCAATGTGACCGTGCCCCTGCAGTGTCTGATGAAGGACTCCAAGCTCATCCTCACCGAGGCCTCCAAGGCTGGGCTGCCCAGCTTCTACGACCCGTGTGTGGGTGAAGAGAACCTGAAAGTGCTTTACCAGTTCCGCGGGGTCCTTCATCAGGTGATGGCGCTCGACAGCGAGGCACTCAGGATACCAAAGCAGTCTCACAGAATTGATACTGATGGATAA